In a single window of the Osmia bicornis bicornis chromosome 7, iOsmBic2.1, whole genome shotgun sequence genome:
- the LOC114878324 gene encoding tektin-3-like isoform X2: protein MYIENNMDVLGNGKRQLQSWSTDNVSISCIEPSILRRIDNCTGTNNLMPWRPKIGYESTKVTPLITRSTSQHCMLDTANTINSLKLPNLVTGYQHGSGHIWKNALYTRYTPNDWFQKQVKYYNEADSCRQFSERVRNDALRIIRDADEKVQHGQYDTGRRLGERINDVNFWRNEIASELERLFQEIERLQDCRSILEKAVQDIEGPLRIAEECLYYREARKDTELVHDDTEKCLFKEIEILEKDRKMLESCIEKCKNQLRDCRACQCQLELDLKNKKNALEIDTLCHQLNNYSHGLEYCSGIEKFDLCGSEQDTWMDAANQIVEKSQIERNKSCQLRANAELLTNKIAQEMWNAWSNTNNALSHRCSELLEAKNKLQQHLQKIQQEIFDVEKNLELTRKAIADKQYILKVAHTRLEVRMHRPDIELCRDYAHTSLQKEIGEINHQVERMHRALKELEKQHQKLLRTRTTLEHDLALKIDAMYIDREKVSGFRRAYPINVLFKF from the exons ATGTACATAGAAAACAATATGGATGTTCTTGGCAATGGAAAAAGG CAATTACAATCATGGAGTAcagacaatgtatcaatatcaTGCATTGAACCGTCTATCTTACGTCGAATTGATAATTGTACCGGTACAAACAATTTAATGCCTTGGCGTCCTAAGATAGGATACGAAAGTACTAAAGTTACACCTTT GATCACAAGATCAACATCACAGCATTGTATGTTGGATACTGCAAATActataaattcattaaaattgcCAAACTTGGTAACCGGGTATCAACATGGTTCTGGACATATTTGGAAAAATGCCCTTTATACACGTTATACACCTAATGATTGGTTTCAAAAACAGGTGAAATATTATAACGAAGCTGATTCATGTAGACAATTTTCCGAAAGAGTAAGAAATGATGCCTTACGAATTATTAG AGATGCAGATGAGAAAGTGCAACATGGACAGTACGATACTGGTAGAAGACTTGGCGAAAGGATAAATGATGTCAATTTTTGGAGAAATGAAATAGCATCAGAATTAGAAAGATTATTTCAAGAAATTGAAAGACTCCAAGATTGTCGTTCTATTCTAGAAAAGGCTGTTCAAGATATAGAGGGTCCGTTGCGCATTGCAGAGGAATGCCTTTATTATAGAGAAGCTAGGAAAG ATACCGAACTTGTGCACGACGATACAGAAAAGTgcttatttaaagaaatagagatcttagaaaaagatagaaaaatgtTGGAAAGTTGCATAGAGAAATGCAAAAATCAG cTACGAGATTGTAGAGCATGTCAATGTCAATTAGAATTAGAtttaaagaacaaaaaaaatgcATTAGAAATAGATACATTGTGTCATCAATTGAATAACTATAGTCATGGATTGGAATATTGTTcaggaattgaaaaattcgatCTATG CGGGTCAGAACAAGATACATGGATGGATGCTGCAAATCAAATAGTTGAAAAATCCCagatagaaagaaataaatcttGTCAATTAAGGGCAAATGCAGAACTTCTTACGAATAAAATTGCACAAGAAATGTGGAATGCCTGGAGCAATACAAACAATGCTTTGTCACATAGGTGTTCAGAGTTACTTGAAGCTAAAAATAAACTTCAACAGCATTTACAAAAG ATACAACAGGAAATTTTTGATGTTGAAAAAAATTTGGAATTAACACGTAAAGCTATTGCAGATAAACAATATATACTAAAAGTAGCACATACTAGATTAGAAGTTAGAATGCATCGTCCAGATATAGAACTTTGCCGTGATTATGCTCACACGAG CCTGCAGAAGGAAATTGGGGAAATAAACCATCAAGTAGAAAGAATGCACAGAGCATTAAAAGAATTGGAGAAACAACATCAGAAATTATTAAGAACGCGAACAACATTAGAACACGACCTGGCATTAAAAATCGACGCGATGTACATCGATCGAGAGAAGGTTTCTGGTTTTAGACGAGCTTATCCGATTAATGttctattcaaattttaa
- the LOC114878324 gene encoding tektin-3-like isoform X4, with the protein MDVLGNGKRQLQSWSTDNVSISCIEPSILRRIDNCTGTNNLMPWRPKIGYESTKVTPLITRSTSQHCMLDTANTINSLKLPNLVTGYQHGSGHIWKNALYTRYTPNDWFQKQVKYYNEADSCRQFSERVRNDALRIIRDADEKVQHGQYDTGRRLGERINDVNFWRNEIASELERLFQEIERLQDCRSILEKAVQDIEGPLRIAEECLYYREARKDTELVHDDTEKCLFKEIEILEKDRKMLESCIEKCKNQLRDCRACQCQLELDLKNKKNALEIDTLCHQLNNYSHGLEYCSGIEKFDLCGSEQDTWMDAANQIVEKSQIERNKSCQLRANAELLTNKIAQEMWNAWSNTNNALSHRCSELLEAKNKLQQHLQKIQQEIFDVEKNLELTRKAIADKQYILKVAHTRLEVRMHRPDIELCRDYAHTSLQKEIGEINHQVERMHRALKELEKQHQKLLRTRTTLEHDLALKIDAMYIDREKDLQQILDQYRRTLACQP; encoded by the exons ATGGATGTTCTTGGCAATGGAAAAAGG CAATTACAATCATGGAGTAcagacaatgtatcaatatcaTGCATTGAACCGTCTATCTTACGTCGAATTGATAATTGTACCGGTACAAACAATTTAATGCCTTGGCGTCCTAAGATAGGATACGAAAGTACTAAAGTTACACCTTT GATCACAAGATCAACATCACAGCATTGTATGTTGGATACTGCAAATActataaattcattaaaattgcCAAACTTGGTAACCGGGTATCAACATGGTTCTGGACATATTTGGAAAAATGCCCTTTATACACGTTATACACCTAATGATTGGTTTCAAAAACAGGTGAAATATTATAACGAAGCTGATTCATGTAGACAATTTTCCGAAAGAGTAAGAAATGATGCCTTACGAATTATTAG AGATGCAGATGAGAAAGTGCAACATGGACAGTACGATACTGGTAGAAGACTTGGCGAAAGGATAAATGATGTCAATTTTTGGAGAAATGAAATAGCATCAGAATTAGAAAGATTATTTCAAGAAATTGAAAGACTCCAAGATTGTCGTTCTATTCTAGAAAAGGCTGTTCAAGATATAGAGGGTCCGTTGCGCATTGCAGAGGAATGCCTTTATTATAGAGAAGCTAGGAAAG ATACCGAACTTGTGCACGACGATACAGAAAAGTgcttatttaaagaaatagagatcttagaaaaagatagaaaaatgtTGGAAAGTTGCATAGAGAAATGCAAAAATCAG cTACGAGATTGTAGAGCATGTCAATGTCAATTAGAATTAGAtttaaagaacaaaaaaaatgcATTAGAAATAGATACATTGTGTCATCAATTGAATAACTATAGTCATGGATTGGAATATTGTTcaggaattgaaaaattcgatCTATG CGGGTCAGAACAAGATACATGGATGGATGCTGCAAATCAAATAGTTGAAAAATCCCagatagaaagaaataaatcttGTCAATTAAGGGCAAATGCAGAACTTCTTACGAATAAAATTGCACAAGAAATGTGGAATGCCTGGAGCAATACAAACAATGCTTTGTCACATAGGTGTTCAGAGTTACTTGAAGCTAAAAATAAACTTCAACAGCATTTACAAAAG ATACAACAGGAAATTTTTGATGTTGAAAAAAATTTGGAATTAACACGTAAAGCTATTGCAGATAAACAATATATACTAAAAGTAGCACATACTAGATTAGAAGTTAGAATGCATCGTCCAGATATAGAACTTTGCCGTGATTATGCTCACACGAG CCTGCAGAAGGAAATTGGGGAAATAAACCATCAAGTAGAAAGAATGCACAGAGCATTAAAAGAATTGGAGAAACAACATCAGAAATTATTAAGAACGCGAACAACATTAGAACACGACCTGGCATTAAAAATCGACGCGATGTACATCGATCGAGAGAAG GATCTTCAACAAATTCTGGATCAATATAGAAGAACACTGGCATGTCAACCTTAA
- the LOC114878324 gene encoding tektin-3-like isoform X1: MYIENNMDVLGNGKRQLQSWSTDNVSISCIEPSILRRIDNCTGTNNLMPWRPKIGYESTKVTPLITRSTSQHCMLDTANTINSLKLPNLVTGYQHGSGHIWKNALYTRYTPNDWFQKQVKYYNEADSCRQFSERVRNDALRIIRDADEKVQHGQYDTGRRLGERINDVNFWRNEIASELERLFQEIERLQDCRSILEKAVQDIEGPLRIAEECLYYREARKDTELVHDDTEKCLFKEIEILEKDRKMLESCIEKCKNQLRDCRACQCQLELDLKNKKNALEIDTLCHQLNNYSHGLEYCSGIEKFDLCGSEQDTWMDAANQIVEKSQIERNKSCQLRANAELLTNKIAQEMWNAWSNTNNALSHRCSELLEAKNKLQQHLQKIQQEIFDVEKNLELTRKAIADKQYILKVAHTRLEVRMHRPDIELCRDYAHTSLQKEIGEINHQVERMHRALKELEKQHQKLLRTRTTLEHDLALKIDAMYIDREKDLQQILDQYRRTLACQP, from the exons ATGTACATAGAAAACAATATGGATGTTCTTGGCAATGGAAAAAGG CAATTACAATCATGGAGTAcagacaatgtatcaatatcaTGCATTGAACCGTCTATCTTACGTCGAATTGATAATTGTACCGGTACAAACAATTTAATGCCTTGGCGTCCTAAGATAGGATACGAAAGTACTAAAGTTACACCTTT GATCACAAGATCAACATCACAGCATTGTATGTTGGATACTGCAAATActataaattcattaaaattgcCAAACTTGGTAACCGGGTATCAACATGGTTCTGGACATATTTGGAAAAATGCCCTTTATACACGTTATACACCTAATGATTGGTTTCAAAAACAGGTGAAATATTATAACGAAGCTGATTCATGTAGACAATTTTCCGAAAGAGTAAGAAATGATGCCTTACGAATTATTAG AGATGCAGATGAGAAAGTGCAACATGGACAGTACGATACTGGTAGAAGACTTGGCGAAAGGATAAATGATGTCAATTTTTGGAGAAATGAAATAGCATCAGAATTAGAAAGATTATTTCAAGAAATTGAAAGACTCCAAGATTGTCGTTCTATTCTAGAAAAGGCTGTTCAAGATATAGAGGGTCCGTTGCGCATTGCAGAGGAATGCCTTTATTATAGAGAAGCTAGGAAAG ATACCGAACTTGTGCACGACGATACAGAAAAGTgcttatttaaagaaatagagatcttagaaaaagatagaaaaatgtTGGAAAGTTGCATAGAGAAATGCAAAAATCAG cTACGAGATTGTAGAGCATGTCAATGTCAATTAGAATTAGAtttaaagaacaaaaaaaatgcATTAGAAATAGATACATTGTGTCATCAATTGAATAACTATAGTCATGGATTGGAATATTGTTcaggaattgaaaaattcgatCTATG CGGGTCAGAACAAGATACATGGATGGATGCTGCAAATCAAATAGTTGAAAAATCCCagatagaaagaaataaatcttGTCAATTAAGGGCAAATGCAGAACTTCTTACGAATAAAATTGCACAAGAAATGTGGAATGCCTGGAGCAATACAAACAATGCTTTGTCACATAGGTGTTCAGAGTTACTTGAAGCTAAAAATAAACTTCAACAGCATTTACAAAAG ATACAACAGGAAATTTTTGATGTTGAAAAAAATTTGGAATTAACACGTAAAGCTATTGCAGATAAACAATATATACTAAAAGTAGCACATACTAGATTAGAAGTTAGAATGCATCGTCCAGATATAGAACTTTGCCGTGATTATGCTCACACGAG CCTGCAGAAGGAAATTGGGGAAATAAACCATCAAGTAGAAAGAATGCACAGAGCATTAAAAGAATTGGAGAAACAACATCAGAAATTATTAAGAACGCGAACAACATTAGAACACGACCTGGCATTAAAAATCGACGCGATGTACATCGATCGAGAGAAG GATCTTCAACAAATTCTGGATCAATATAGAAGAACACTGGCATGTCAACCTTAA
- the LOC114878324 gene encoding tektin-3-like isoform X3, which yields MYIENNMDVLGNGKRQLQSWSTDNVSISCIEPSILRRIDNCTGTNNLMPWRPKIGYESTKVTPLITRSTSQHCMLDTANTINSLKLPNLVTGYQHGSGHIWKNALYTRYTPNDWFQKQVKYYNEADSCRQFSERVRNDALRIIRDADEKVQHGQYDTGRRLGERINDVNFWRNEIASELERLFQEIERLQDCRSILEKAVQDIEGPLRIAEECLYYREARKDTELVHDDTEKCLFKEIEILEKDRKMLESCIEKCKNQLRDCRACQCQLELDLKNKKNALEIDTLCHQLNNYSHGLEYCSGIEKFDLCGSEQDTWMDAANQIVEKSQIERNKSCQLRANAELLTNKIAQEMWNAWSNTNNALSHRCSELLEAKNKLQQHLQKEIFDVEKNLELTRKAIADKQYILKVAHTRLEVRMHRPDIELCRDYAHTSLQKEIGEINHQVERMHRALKELEKQHQKLLRTRTTLEHDLALKIDAMYIDREKDLQQILDQYRRTLACQP from the exons ATGTACATAGAAAACAATATGGATGTTCTTGGCAATGGAAAAAGG CAATTACAATCATGGAGTAcagacaatgtatcaatatcaTGCATTGAACCGTCTATCTTACGTCGAATTGATAATTGTACCGGTACAAACAATTTAATGCCTTGGCGTCCTAAGATAGGATACGAAAGTACTAAAGTTACACCTTT GATCACAAGATCAACATCACAGCATTGTATGTTGGATACTGCAAATActataaattcattaaaattgcCAAACTTGGTAACCGGGTATCAACATGGTTCTGGACATATTTGGAAAAATGCCCTTTATACACGTTATACACCTAATGATTGGTTTCAAAAACAGGTGAAATATTATAACGAAGCTGATTCATGTAGACAATTTTCCGAAAGAGTAAGAAATGATGCCTTACGAATTATTAG AGATGCAGATGAGAAAGTGCAACATGGACAGTACGATACTGGTAGAAGACTTGGCGAAAGGATAAATGATGTCAATTTTTGGAGAAATGAAATAGCATCAGAATTAGAAAGATTATTTCAAGAAATTGAAAGACTCCAAGATTGTCGTTCTATTCTAGAAAAGGCTGTTCAAGATATAGAGGGTCCGTTGCGCATTGCAGAGGAATGCCTTTATTATAGAGAAGCTAGGAAAG ATACCGAACTTGTGCACGACGATACAGAAAAGTgcttatttaaagaaatagagatcttagaaaaagatagaaaaatgtTGGAAAGTTGCATAGAGAAATGCAAAAATCAG cTACGAGATTGTAGAGCATGTCAATGTCAATTAGAATTAGAtttaaagaacaaaaaaaatgcATTAGAAATAGATACATTGTGTCATCAATTGAATAACTATAGTCATGGATTGGAATATTGTTcaggaattgaaaaattcgatCTATG CGGGTCAGAACAAGATACATGGATGGATGCTGCAAATCAAATAGTTGAAAAATCCCagatagaaagaaataaatcttGTCAATTAAGGGCAAATGCAGAACTTCTTACGAATAAAATTGCACAAGAAATGTGGAATGCCTGGAGCAATACAAACAATGCTTTGTCACATAGGTGTTCAGAGTTACTTGAAGCTAAAAATAAACTTCAACAGCATTTACAAAAG GAAATTTTTGATGTTGAAAAAAATTTGGAATTAACACGTAAAGCTATTGCAGATAAACAATATATACTAAAAGTAGCACATACTAGATTAGAAGTTAGAATGCATCGTCCAGATATAGAACTTTGCCGTGATTATGCTCACACGAG CCTGCAGAAGGAAATTGGGGAAATAAACCATCAAGTAGAAAGAATGCACAGAGCATTAAAAGAATTGGAGAAACAACATCAGAAATTATTAAGAACGCGAACAACATTAGAACACGACCTGGCATTAAAAATCGACGCGATGTACATCGATCGAGAGAAG GATCTTCAACAAATTCTGGATCAATATAGAAGAACACTGGCATGTCAACCTTAA
- the LOC114878324 gene encoding tektin-3-like isoform X5: MYICQLQSWSTDNVSISCIEPSILRRIDNCTGTNNLMPWRPKIGYESTKVTPLITRSTSQHCMLDTANTINSLKLPNLVTGYQHGSGHIWKNALYTRYTPNDWFQKQVKYYNEADSCRQFSERVRNDALRIIRDADEKVQHGQYDTGRRLGERINDVNFWRNEIASELERLFQEIERLQDCRSILEKAVQDIEGPLRIAEECLYYREARKDTELVHDDTEKCLFKEIEILEKDRKMLESCIEKCKNQLRDCRACQCQLELDLKNKKNALEIDTLCHQLNNYSHGLEYCSGIEKFDLCGSEQDTWMDAANQIVEKSQIERNKSCQLRANAELLTNKIAQEMWNAWSNTNNALSHRCSELLEAKNKLQQHLQKIQQEIFDVEKNLELTRKAIADKQYILKVAHTRLEVRMHRPDIELCRDYAHTSLQKEIGEINHQVERMHRALKELEKQHQKLLRTRTTLEHDLALKIDAMYIDREKDLQQILDQYRRTLACQP, encoded by the exons atgtatatatgt CAATTACAATCATGGAGTAcagacaatgtatcaatatcaTGCATTGAACCGTCTATCTTACGTCGAATTGATAATTGTACCGGTACAAACAATTTAATGCCTTGGCGTCCTAAGATAGGATACGAAAGTACTAAAGTTACACCTTT GATCACAAGATCAACATCACAGCATTGTATGTTGGATACTGCAAATActataaattcattaaaattgcCAAACTTGGTAACCGGGTATCAACATGGTTCTGGACATATTTGGAAAAATGCCCTTTATACACGTTATACACCTAATGATTGGTTTCAAAAACAGGTGAAATATTATAACGAAGCTGATTCATGTAGACAATTTTCCGAAAGAGTAAGAAATGATGCCTTACGAATTATTAG AGATGCAGATGAGAAAGTGCAACATGGACAGTACGATACTGGTAGAAGACTTGGCGAAAGGATAAATGATGTCAATTTTTGGAGAAATGAAATAGCATCAGAATTAGAAAGATTATTTCAAGAAATTGAAAGACTCCAAGATTGTCGTTCTATTCTAGAAAAGGCTGTTCAAGATATAGAGGGTCCGTTGCGCATTGCAGAGGAATGCCTTTATTATAGAGAAGCTAGGAAAG ATACCGAACTTGTGCACGACGATACAGAAAAGTgcttatttaaagaaatagagatcttagaaaaagatagaaaaatgtTGGAAAGTTGCATAGAGAAATGCAAAAATCAG cTACGAGATTGTAGAGCATGTCAATGTCAATTAGAATTAGAtttaaagaacaaaaaaaatgcATTAGAAATAGATACATTGTGTCATCAATTGAATAACTATAGTCATGGATTGGAATATTGTTcaggaattgaaaaattcgatCTATG CGGGTCAGAACAAGATACATGGATGGATGCTGCAAATCAAATAGTTGAAAAATCCCagatagaaagaaataaatcttGTCAATTAAGGGCAAATGCAGAACTTCTTACGAATAAAATTGCACAAGAAATGTGGAATGCCTGGAGCAATACAAACAATGCTTTGTCACATAGGTGTTCAGAGTTACTTGAAGCTAAAAATAAACTTCAACAGCATTTACAAAAG ATACAACAGGAAATTTTTGATGTTGAAAAAAATTTGGAATTAACACGTAAAGCTATTGCAGATAAACAATATATACTAAAAGTAGCACATACTAGATTAGAAGTTAGAATGCATCGTCCAGATATAGAACTTTGCCGTGATTATGCTCACACGAG CCTGCAGAAGGAAATTGGGGAAATAAACCATCAAGTAGAAAGAATGCACAGAGCATTAAAAGAATTGGAGAAACAACATCAGAAATTATTAAGAACGCGAACAACATTAGAACACGACCTGGCATTAAAAATCGACGCGATGTACATCGATCGAGAGAAG GATCTTCAACAAATTCTGGATCAATATAGAAGAACACTGGCATGTCAACCTTAA
- the LOC114878327 gene encoding cytosolic Fe-S cluster assembly factor NUBP1 homolog, which yields MADVPNDAPEHCPGTTSKDAGKASMCAGCPNQTICASDALKQSDPGVALVKERLLTVKNKILILSGKGGVGKSTITSLLSRCLAANNPDINVAVLDIDICGPSQPRVLGAIGEQVHQSGSGWSPVYIEDNLSLMSIGFLLASPEDAVIWRGPKKNGMIRQFLSEVDWGTLDYLILDTPPGTSDEHLSATSYLKDAGITGAIVVTTPQQVALLDVRKEIDFCRKVNVPILGVIENMSIFICPKCKDSVEIFPASTGGGHAMAKELNVEFLGSLPLDPLLARCCDEGKNFLIEVPDSPTVFTLQEIVQKIVRKCEKMKEKCKVNTT from the exons ATGGCAGATGTACCTAATGATGCGCCTGAAC ATTGTCCTGGTACTACAAGCAAAGATGCAGGAAAAGCATCTATGTGTGCTGGTTGTCCAAATCAAACAATATGTGCATCCGATGCCTTAAAACAATCAGATCCTGGTGTAGCTCTTGTAAAAGAAAGACTTTTAACAgtgaaaaacaaaatattaatattgtctgGTAAAGGAGGAGTTGGCAAAAGCACTATTACATCTCTGCTATCCAGATGTTTAGCAGCAAACAATCCTGACATAAAT GTTGCAGTACTGGATATTGATATTTGTGGACCATCCCAGCCAAGAGTGTTAGGTGCAATAGGAGAACAGGTTCATCAAAGTGGATCAGGATGGTCTCCAGTA TACATAGAGGATAATTTGTCCCTAATGTCTATTGGATTTTTACTTGCTAGTCCAGAAGATGCTGTAATATGGAGAGGACCCAAAAAAAATG gaATGATCAGACAATTTCTGTCAGAGGTTGACTGGGGCACATTGGATTATCTCATTTTAGATACACCTCCTGGAACATCAGATGAACATTTATCAGCAACATCTTATCTCAAAGATGCTGGTATTACAGGAGCAATAGTAGTAACGACCCCGCAACAAGTTGCACTATTGGatgtaagaaaagaaattgatttttgcAGAAAGGTGAATGTGCCAATTTTAGGagttattgaaaatatgaGTATTTTTATTTGCCCTAAATGTAAA gATTCTGTTGAGATATTTCCTGCATCGACAGGCGGTGGCCATGCAATGGCCAAAGAGTTAAATGTGGAATTTTTAGGTTCTCTTCCCTTAGATCCACTTTTAGCTAGATGTTGTGACGAGGgcaaaaatttcttaatagAAGTACCAGATTCTCCAACTGTATTCACATTGCAAGAAATTGTTCAAA aaattgtaagaaaatgcgaaaaaatgaaggaaaagtGTAAGGTTAATACAACGTAG